A region of the Streptomyces sp. NBC_00442 genome:
CCCGGCGCGCGCCGCCCGTGCAGGACAATGGGCGCATGAGTCTGTTCCGTGATGACGGCATCGTGCTGCGCACCCAGAAGCTGGGTGAGGCGGACCGCATCATCACGCTGCTCACCCGCAACCACGGCCGCGTGCGGGCCGTGGCGCGCGGCGTGCGGCGCACCAAGTCGAAGTTCGGGGCGCGTCTCGAACCGTTCAGCCACGTCGACGTGCAGTTCTTCGCGCGCGGCAGCGAACTCGTCGGCCGCGGCCTGCCGCTGTGTACCCAGAGTGAGACCATCGCTCCGTACGGTGGCGGCATCGTCAGCGACTACGCCCGCTACACCGCCGGCACGGCCATGCTGGAGACGGCCGAACGGTTCACCGACAACGAGGGCGAGCCGGCCGTCCAGCAGTACCTGCTGCTCGTCGGCGGCCTGCGCACCCTGGCCCGCGCCGAACACGCCCCCCACCTCATCCTCGACGCCTTCCTGCTGCGTTCCCTCGCCGTCAACGGCTACGCGCC
Encoded here:
- the recO gene encoding DNA repair protein RecO, with protein sequence MSLFRDDGIVLRTQKLGEADRIITLLTRNHGRVRAVARGVRRTKSKFGARLEPFSHVDVQFFARGSELVGRGLPLCTQSETIAPYGGGIVSDYARYTAGTAMLETAERFTDNEGEPAVQQYLLLVGGLRTLARAEHAPHLILDAFLLRSLAVNGYAPSFEDCAKCGIHGPNRFFSVAGGGVVCGDCRVPGSVVPSAEAVGLLSALLTGDWETADASEPRHVREGSGLVSAYLHWHLERGLRSLRYVEKT